The Tepidibacter aestuarii genome contains a region encoding:
- a CDS encoding aspartate kinase produces MENIIVQKYGGSSVGSIDRIKNVARQVIKAKHDKNKVVVVVSAMGDTTNELVEKAMKINKNPSNREMDMLLSTGEQMSISLLAMAIQELNQEVVSLNGYQCKILTDDKHKKARITDIDTTRIKSELELGKIVIVAGFQGISKQNDITTLGRGGSDTTAVALAAILNATKCEIYTDVDGVYTSDPRIVKGANLLERISYDEMLELASLGAKVLHPRCVELARKYKIPLVVKSSFNKGKGTAVMEVNKVENVLVRGVSLDENIAKISILEVPDEPGISYKLFDILSKNKIQVDMIIQNINRENVNDISFTVKVEDLKEVQKISNELKDKINAKEIVIDESVSKISVVGIGIAGSSDIASAFFRSLYELGVNIQMISTSEIKISCIIDKKKGREALEYVNQKFRLCSDNYVFEEKVV; encoded by the coding sequence ATGGAAAATATAATTGTTCAAAAGTATGGAGGAAGTTCTGTAGGGTCAATTGATAGAATAAAGAATGTAGCTAGACAGGTTATAAAAGCAAAACATGATAAAAATAAAGTTGTTGTTGTAGTATCAGCTATGGGAGATACTACGAATGAATTGGTTGAAAAAGCTATGAAGATAAATAAAAACCCATCAAATAGAGAAATGGATATGCTTTTATCAACTGGAGAGCAAATGTCTATATCGCTTCTTGCCATGGCTATTCAAGAACTAAACCAAGAAGTTGTATCATTAAACGGATATCAATGTAAAATCTTAACTGACGATAAGCATAAAAAAGCAAGGATTACTGATATTGATACTACACGAATAAAGAGTGAACTAGAACTAGGAAAAATAGTTATAGTTGCTGGATTTCAAGGAATATCAAAACAAAATGATATAACTACATTAGGTAGAGGGGGGTCAGATACAACAGCAGTTGCACTAGCAGCTATATTAAACGCAACTAAATGCGAAATTTATACTGACGTAGATGGTGTATATACATCAGATCCAAGAATTGTAAAAGGAGCAAACCTTCTTGAGCGAATTTCGTACGATGAGATGTTAGAACTTGCAAGCTTAGGAGCTAAAGTCCTTCATCCTAGATGTGTAGAGCTTGCTAGAAAGTATAAGATTCCACTTGTAGTGAAATCTAGTTTTAATAAAGGCAAAGGTACAGCGGTTATGGAGGTGAATAAGGTGGAAAATGTATTGGTAAGAGGTGTTTCTTTAGATGAAAATATAGCTAAGATTTCAATACTTGAAGTTCCAGATGAACCTGGTATTTCATACAAATTGTTTGATATTTTATCTAAAAATAAGATACAGGTGGATATGATAATACAAAACATAAATAGAGAAAATGTAAATGATATCTCGTTTACTGTAAAGGTTGAGGATTTAAAAGAAGTTCAGAAAATTTCAAATGAACTAAAAGATAAAATTAATGCTAAAGAGATAGTTATAGATGAATCTGTTTCAAAAATATCAGTAGTAGGAATTGGAATAGCAGGAAGTTCTGATATTGCATCTGCTTTCTTTAGAAGTCTTTACGAGCTTGGAGTAAATATACAGATGATAAGTACGTCAGAAATAAAGATATCTTGTATAATAGATAAGAAAAAAGGAAGAGAAGCTTTGGAATACGTAAACCAAAAATTTAGATTGTGTAGTGATAATTATGTATTTGAAGAAAAAGTTGTTTAA
- a CDS encoding DEAD/DEAH box helicase encodes MKLNFKNYNLSYEILRAIDRLNYTSPTQVQEKVIPLALKGRDVVVKSQTGSGKTASFAIPICDKVDWDENKPQALVITPTRELAIQVREEFFNIGRFKRLKVSEVYGQFSFRRQQKELKQKTHIVVGTPGRLIDHMERGTIDLSMIKYLVIDEADEMLNMGFIEQIEAIIENLPKNRITMLLSATMPKDIQNLCRSYMRDYEQIEIETQNLTVDKINQERYSVDEEDKFEFLKDILVVENPDRCMIFCNTKKMVDELYENLYPWIKSCSKIHGGMDQQDRSSVMNDFRKGKFRHLIATDVAARGIDIDGITHVINYDTPEDKEDYVHRIGRTARASKSGKSITFVTENDMKFIDVIQKYINKEIELKEHPDKLTVDECRDDFNQKINTKLNLGPLKSEKVSEGIMKLHINAGKKTKMRPVDIVGTLCNVEGMTAADIGIINIIDVSTFVEILNGKGEMVYNALQGRPIKGRVRRVSKCDE; translated from the coding sequence ATGAAGTTAAATTTTAAAAACTATAATTTAAGCTATGAAATATTAAGGGCTATAGATAGATTAAACTATACATCACCTACTCAGGTTCAAGAAAAAGTAATTCCACTAGCACTTAAAGGAAGAGATGTTGTTGTCAAATCTCAAACAGGAAGTGGAAAAACAGCATCATTTGCAATTCCTATATGCGACAAGGTTGATTGGGATGAGAATAAGCCACAGGCCTTAGTTATTACGCCAACAAGAGAGCTTGCTATTCAAGTAAGAGAAGAGTTTTTCAATATAGGTAGATTTAAAAGACTTAAGGTATCTGAAGTATATGGACAGTTCTCATTTAGAAGGCAGCAAAAAGAACTTAAGCAAAAGACACATATAGTAGTAGGAACTCCAGGAAGATTGATAGATCACATGGAAAGAGGAACTATAGATTTATCTATGATCAAGTATTTAGTAATAGATGAAGCAGATGAAATGTTAAATATGGGATTTATAGAGCAGATTGAAGCTATAATAGAAAATCTTCCTAAAAATAGAATAACTATGCTACTTTCTGCAACTATGCCTAAGGATATACAAAATCTATGTAGATCGTATATGAGGGATTATGAGCAAATAGAAATTGAAACTCAAAATTTGACTGTTGATAAAATAAATCAAGAACGATACTCTGTAGATGAAGAAGATAAATTTGAGTTTTTAAAGGATATTTTAGTTGTTGAAAACCCAGATAGATGTATGATATTTTGTAACACTAAAAAAATGGTGGATGAACTTTATGAGAATTTATATCCTTGGATAAAATCTTGTAGTAAAATTCATGGTGGAATGGATCAGCAAGATAGAAGTTCGGTTATGAATGATTTTAGAAAAGGTAAATTCAGACACTTAATAGCTACAGATGTTGCTGCTAGAGGTATTGATATAGATGGAATAACACATGTTATAAATTATGATACACCTGAGGATAAGGAAGATTATGTTCATAGAATAGGAAGAACTGCTCGTGCAAGTAAATCTGGTAAGTCTATTACTTTTGTAACGGAAAATGATATGAAATTTATAGATGTTATACAAAAATATATAAATAAGGAAATAGAATTGAAAGAACATCCAGATAAGCTTACTGTTGATGAATGTAGAGATGATTTTAATCAAAAAATTAATACAAAATTAAACCTTGGTCCTTTAAAAAGTGAAAAAGTAAGCGAAGGAATTATGAAGCTTCATATAAATGCAGGTAAAAAAACTAAGATGCGTCCAGTAGATATAGTTGGAACACTTTGCAATGTAGAAGGCATGACAGCAGCAGATATAGGAATCATAAATATAATAGATGTTTCTACGTTTGTAGAAATATTGAATGGAAAAGGTGAAATGGTTTATAATGCACTTCAAGGAAGACCTATTAAAGGAAGGGTTAGAAGAGTTAGTAAGTGTGATGAATAA